ACCTCCATCACGGCCACCGCCGGCGTCGTCGACCTGCAGAGCAGCAGCGCGGTCAAGGTCAAGTCGACGAAGGTGCTCCAGGCGCCCGGCTACAACGGCAAGGGCAAGGACTGGGCGCTGATCAAGCTCGCCAGGCCCATCGACCTGCCCACCCTGAAGATCGCCACGACCACCGCGTACAACAACGGGAACTTCACCGTCGCAGGCTGGGGCGCCACCCGGGAGAACGGCGGCCAGCAGCGCTACCTGCGCAAGGCCACCGTCCCCTTCGTCGACGACGCCACCTGCCAGCAGGCGTACGGCAGCGACCTGGTGCCCGGCGACGAGATCTGCGCCGGGTTCGTCGCACAGGGCGGTGTCGACACCTGTCAGGGCGACTCCGGCGGCCCCAT
Above is a genomic segment from Streptomyces sp. R21 containing:
- a CDS encoding trypsin-like serine protease, giving the protein MTLSRKFSGVKRALAVGAVTLAALSLQPLSAQAAPQPVVGGTRAAQGEFPFMVRLSMGCGGALYTKSIVLTAAHCVDGSGTNTSITATAGVVDLQSSSAVKVKSTKVLQAPGYNGKGKDWALIKLARPIDLPTLKIATTTAYNNGNFTVAGWGATRENGGQQRYLRKATVPFVDDATCQQAYGSDLVPGDEICAGFVAQGGVDTCQGDSGGPMFRKDDTGAYIQVGIVSWGQGCAEPGYPGVYSEVSTFAADIARSASGL